A genomic region of Paenibacillus sp. PL2-23 contains the following coding sequences:
- a CDS encoding RNA methyltransferase: protein MKVIYTYVRHTEEAELCELELRSMLGPRAQLGGGIAFLEGEPTLLPDVNRSPFFKRRVDVWAEADTLPELLDKLPDISLFGRSFKVLYTHGEDKLPYEEQRELERLAGSRLQGLADMRSPQQAFGLLSYRGRWLFGACAESDKPWLKHQSKPQNYSTALPTRAARAIVNIAAGEALPASSFSLIDPCCGMGTVLIEALSMGFTIRGVEMNPLAARGARVNLAAFGYPDVVRLGDMREEKGLYEGAVLDLPYNLCSVLLEKDAMLMLEALRRMARRAVVVSTEPMLEQLAGAAFTVQDEARLSKGSFTRYITVVE from the coding sequence ATGAAGGTAATCTATACCTACGTGCGGCATACGGAGGAAGCGGAGCTGTGCGAGCTGGAGCTCCGCTCTATGCTGGGCCCCCGAGCTCAGCTTGGCGGCGGCATAGCCTTCCTGGAGGGAGAGCCGACACTGCTGCCGGATGTCAACCGGAGTCCCTTCTTCAAGCGCAGAGTGGATGTTTGGGCGGAAGCGGACACACTGCCGGAGCTGCTGGATAAGCTTCCCGATATATCGCTCTTCGGCCGATCGTTTAAGGTGCTGTATACCCATGGCGAGGACAAGCTTCCCTACGAGGAGCAGCGTGAGCTGGAACGGCTGGCGGGCTCCAGGCTTCAAGGCTTGGCGGATATGAGGAGCCCCCAGCAAGCCTTCGGATTGCTGTCCTACAGGGGACGCTGGCTGTTCGGAGCCTGCGCGGAAAGCGACAAGCCGTGGCTCAAGCACCAGAGCAAGCCGCAAAATTATTCAACCGCCTTGCCGACGCGCGCGGCCAGAGCAATCGTGAATATCGCAGCGGGAGAAGCTCTGCCGGCGTCGTCCTTTTCTCTGATTGATCCTTGCTGCGGTATGGGCACTGTGCTGATCGAGGCGCTGTCCATGGGCTTCACCATTCGCGGCGTAGAGATGAATCCGCTGGCTGCCAGAGGAGCGCGTGTGAATCTGGCCGCCTTCGGCTATCCTGATGTTGTAAGGCTTGGCGATATGCGCGAGGAGAAGGGCTTGTACGAGGGGGCTGTTCTGGACCTCCCCTACAACCTGTGCTCTGTATTGCTGGAGAAGGATGCCATGCTTATGCTGGAAGCCTTGCGCAGAATGGCTAGACGGGCCGTTGTGGTTTCCACCGAGCCGATGTTGGAACAGCTTGCTGGAGCGGCGTTTACAGTCCAGGATGAGGCAAGACTGTCGAAAGGCTCTTTTACCCGTTATATAACTGTAGTAGAATAG
- a CDS encoding lipopolysaccharide assembly protein LapA domain-containing protein codes for MKGQGMLISAFAFALVIAVFAVINVDQVQVNFLFAKTSTPLILVILASTFLGGLTVGLFGMLRIFRLQRTVKSLEKRVAELTSEAETFEASYVDDPLKRGSAGAPVDKKEEDDDTQA; via the coding sequence ATGAAAGGTCAAGGCATGCTGATTTCCGCCTTTGCGTTCGCGCTGGTCATCGCTGTATTCGCGGTCATTAATGTCGATCAGGTGCAAGTGAACTTCCTCTTCGCGAAGACGTCGACGCCGCTCATTCTCGTCATTCTCGCATCGACGTTTCTCGGAGGGCTGACGGTGGGCTTGTTCGGGATGCTTCGTATATTCCGGCTGCAGCGCACGGTGAAGTCGTTGGAGAAGCGGGTGGCGGAGCTGACTAGCGAAGCGGAGACCTTCGAGGCGTCCTACGTCGATGATCCGTTGAAACGGGGATCTGCGGGAGCTCCAGTCGATAAGAAAGAGGAAGACGACGACACGCAGGCATGA
- a CDS encoding NADH:flavin oxidoreductase/NADH oxidase, which translates to MTIQLHSPITIRSLELRNRTVMAPMCQYSVDQHDGVANEWHYVHYTSRAIGGVGLIIVEMTNVEPDGRITDRCLGLWSDEQIPALKRIVDAAHRHGARIGIQIAHAGRKAQDAATPVAPSAIAFDDKYKTPRALTTEEVKGMVVKFGEAARRAVEAGFDTIELHGAHGYLIHQFHSAIANKREDEYGQDRTLFGREVIREVKKRMPDGMPLLFRISALEYSEGGYDLAEGIELCRAYKEVGVDVFHISSGGDGDPSPERRPVVGPGYQVHAAEAVKAALGVPVIAVGMLEEPAVAAGVLAEGKADMVAVARGLLRDPYWAIHAIESVGGTFRDIVPAQYERGF; encoded by the coding sequence TTGACTATACAATTGCATTCACCTATTACGATCCGATCGCTGGAGCTCCGCAACCGGACCGTCATGGCGCCCATGTGCCAATATAGCGTAGACCAGCATGATGGAGTCGCGAACGAGTGGCATTACGTCCATTACACGTCCCGCGCGATCGGCGGGGTTGGCTTAATTATTGTGGAGATGACTAACGTCGAGCCGGACGGCCGTATTACCGACCGCTGCCTAGGCTTATGGTCAGACGAGCAGATACCGGCTTTGAAAAGGATCGTGGATGCCGCTCATCGCCATGGCGCTAGAATCGGCATCCAAATCGCGCATGCGGGCCGCAAGGCCCAAGATGCGGCAACGCCAGTCGCGCCCTCTGCGATTGCATTCGACGATAAATACAAAACGCCGCGCGCTCTCACAACGGAAGAAGTGAAGGGGATGGTGGTGAAATTCGGAGAAGCGGCCAGAAGAGCGGTAGAGGCGGGCTTCGACACGATCGAGCTGCACGGCGCTCACGGTTATTTGATTCATCAGTTCCATTCCGCCATCGCCAATAAGCGGGAGGACGAATACGGCCAGGATCGGACGTTGTTCGGCCGTGAGGTGATCCGTGAGGTGAAGAAGCGCATGCCTGACGGAATGCCCCTCTTGTTCCGCATATCGGCCCTGGAATATTCAGAGGGCGGTTACGATCTCGCGGAAGGCATTGAGCTGTGCCGCGCATATAAGGAAGTAGGCGTAGATGTCTTCCATATTTCATCGGGGGGCGATGGTGATCCAAGTCCTGAACGCAGGCCTGTTGTTGGACCGGGGTATCAGGTACACGCGGCGGAGGCTGTGAAGGCGGCGCTTGGGGTTCCGGTTATTGCCGTCGGCATGCTGGAGGAGCCTGCTGTAGCGGCTGGCGTGCTGGCGGAGGGCAAGGCCGATATGGTTGCGGTTGCCAGAGGTCTGCTTCGCGATCCCTACTGGGCGATTCACGCCATTGAGTCTGTCGGTGGAACATTCCGTGATATCGTACCCGCACAATACGAAAGAGGATTCTAA
- a CDS encoding NHLP leader peptide family RiPP precursor: MANQQQLREQIIEKAWTDSEFKAKLLADPKGAIEEAFGVKVPDEINLKVLEETNDTFYLVLPQKPADGTDDSVCIPMWD, encoded by the coding sequence ATGGCTAATCAGCAACAACTGCGTGAGCAAATCATTGAAAAAGCTTGGACAGACAGTGAGTTCAAGGCAAAACTGCTAGCCGATCCGAAGGGCGCCATCGAAGAAGCCTTCGGCGTAAAGGTGCCTGACGAAATTAACCTGAAGGTGCTGGAAGAGACAAATGATACGTTCTACCTCGTGCTGCCGCAAAAGCCGGCTGATGGTACCGATGATTCGGTCTGCATTCCAATGTGGGATTAA
- a CDS encoding MFS domain-containing histidine kinase, whose protein sequence is MNRALVRFGIGIMLSMLLAVMLLRPQEASARSEGSPETLITEWQMMWVQPGEELTIEQVSALPDDAGWFPVQAGGEYPELPEGVKSAWLKVELPELTQMRPAFYTEDLFARDVVVYVDGQKVFDSQRSYEYERNQLVLPLERDESNSLVFIKLLSNTEGIGQKDDFIVGEYEYLHKKNVGSNVFDLVLGASLMLIAIFMAVSTLFLNRSLFPEWNSLSLSILTIGIMQTAYSSFVHINIPQIGFYVYHSFDVASSILLPSLFYFFEKIFGKGPKNIIQIFRKSQMYVAIVFLSLWLLGFFSESIHHYYQIFGPILFAITALGSLIGLVLFLILACLEKNESAIVLTCGFSIFVCITCGEIIWYFVSGRTYELMLWKFGVIVFVISLVVILVRKVTENYKQLMKYSKQLEVFNNELQRSEKIEMISQLAASVAHEVRNPLQVTRGFLQLIKERSNSDKDKAFMNLATEELDRASEIITDFLTFAKPGLENHVRLDLFEELHQIKAIVLPLVTMQGGRLTLTVQQNLLVQGNSSKLKQALINIVKNSVEALGENGQINIRAEKIDEDDKIVLCIEDNGEGMNDEDLTRLGEPYYSQKTKGTGLGLMVTFRIIEAMNGQIVYKSKKGIGTQAYITFPIKLENANTSSA, encoded by the coding sequence ATGAACCGGGCATTAGTACGCTTTGGTATAGGGATTATGCTCTCGATGCTGCTGGCAGTTATGCTGCTGCGGCCTCAAGAAGCAAGTGCTAGGTCGGAAGGTTCGCCGGAAACGCTGATCACCGAATGGCAGATGATGTGGGTGCAGCCGGGAGAAGAGCTGACGATCGAGCAAGTAAGCGCTTTGCCGGACGACGCGGGCTGGTTTCCCGTGCAAGCTGGCGGGGAGTACCCGGAGCTGCCCGAGGGCGTGAAATCGGCATGGCTGAAGGTGGAGCTGCCGGAGCTGACGCAGATGCGTCCGGCTTTTTATACAGAGGATCTTTTTGCCAGAGATGTTGTGGTGTATGTGGACGGGCAAAAAGTGTTTGATTCTCAGCGGAGCTATGAGTATGAACGAAACCAGCTTGTGTTGCCTCTTGAAAGAGATGAGTCAAACAGTTTGGTGTTCATTAAGCTTCTATCAAATACAGAGGGTATAGGGCAAAAAGATGATTTTATCGTAGGAGAGTATGAATATCTTCATAAAAAAAATGTTGGCAGTAATGTATTTGATCTCGTGCTGGGCGCTTCATTAATGTTAATTGCTATATTTATGGCAGTAAGTACACTTTTTTTGAACCGATCTCTTTTTCCAGAATGGAACTCTTTAAGTCTGTCTATTTTGACGATCGGTATTATGCAAACGGCATATTCTTCATTTGTGCATATTAATATCCCACAAATCGGGTTTTATGTATATCATTCATTCGATGTAGCATCGTCTATACTATTACCATCATTGTTTTATTTTTTTGAAAAGATATTTGGAAAAGGGCCTAAGAACATTATCCAAATATTTAGAAAGTCGCAAATGTATGTTGCCATCGTATTCCTTAGTCTGTGGTTGCTAGGATTTTTTTCAGAATCCATACATCATTATTATCAAATATTTGGTCCAATTTTATTTGCAATTACAGCGTTAGGCAGTCTGATAGGCTTAGTTTTGTTCTTAATTCTAGCATGCTTGGAAAAGAACGAGTCAGCTATAGTATTGACTTGTGGCTTTAGCATTTTTGTTTGTATAACCTGCGGAGAAATTATATGGTACTTTGTAAGTGGAAGAACATATGAGCTAATGTTGTGGAAATTTGGAGTAATAGTTTTTGTTATTTCATTGGTTGTCATTTTAGTCAGGAAAGTTACGGAAAATTATAAACAGCTAATGAAATACTCTAAGCAACTTGAAGTATTTAATAATGAGCTTCAAAGGTCTGAGAAAATAGAAATGATTAGCCAGCTAGCGGCATCTGTTGCCCATGAAGTAAGAAATCCCCTTCAGGTAACTCGAGGGTTTCTTCAACTGATTAAAGAAAGGTCTAACTCCGATAAAGATAAGGCTTTTATGAATCTTGCAACTGAAGAACTTGATCGAGCATCTGAGATCATTACTGATTTTCTCACATTTGCGAAACCTGGTTTGGAGAATCATGTAAGATTAGATTTATTTGAAGAGCTTCATCAAATTAAGGCAATAGTACTTCCCCTTGTCACTATGCAGGGTGGCCGTTTGACATTAACTGTTCAACAGAATTTATTAGTGCAAGGAAATTCTTCAAAACTCAAACAAGCATTGATAAATATCGTTAAAAATAGTGTGGAGGCTTTAGGAGAGAACGGACAAATTAATATTAGAGCAGAGAAAATAGACGAAGATGATAAAATTGTATTATGTATTGAAGATAACGGAGAAGGTATGAATGATGAGGATCTAACAAGATTGGGAGAACCGTACTATTCTCAAAAAACAAAAGGTACAGGTCTGGGACTAATGGTTACATTCAGAATCATTGAGGCTATGAATGGCCAAATCGTATATAAAAGTAAAAAAGGAATAGGGACACAAGCCTACATTACCTTTCCTATCAAACTTGAAAATGCCAACACTAGTAGCGCCTAG
- a CDS encoding ABC transporter ATP-binding protein, whose amino-acid sequence MTLAIEVKDLTVRYGPMTAVDQVSFHLDGGKIYGLLGRNGSGKTSLLSVLASFQPQSKGEVRIGGEAPFENAAVTSQVCLIQESVHLADGYHVKDALKLAAVCWPNWDDSYAARLLESFGLPLKKRISALSRGMKSALGVTIGLASRAPVTIFDEAYLGMDAPSRYAFYEELLKDYMEQPRTFILSTHLIEEVSSLFEEVLILDGGKLLLHEETELLRGRGVTVTGPAAKVDEFQLGLNVLGEQKLGGTKSITVYGELSSERVTRARAEGLELGPVPLQDLFVHLTRRGGALHE is encoded by the coding sequence ATGACCCTGGCAATTGAAGTGAAGGATCTAACCGTCCGTTATGGCCCAATGACGGCTGTCGACCAAGTGTCATTCCACCTGGATGGAGGCAAAATATACGGATTGCTGGGACGCAACGGCTCCGGCAAAACAAGCCTGCTATCCGTCCTGGCCTCCTTCCAGCCTCAATCGAAGGGAGAAGTGAGGATTGGCGGCGAAGCGCCATTCGAGAATGCGGCGGTGACGAGCCAGGTTTGTTTGATCCAAGAGAGTGTTCATCTGGCAGATGGATACCACGTGAAGGATGCGCTGAAGCTGGCTGCCGTTTGCTGGCCGAACTGGGACGACTCTTACGCTGCTCGCCTCCTGGAATCTTTCGGCTTGCCGTTGAAGAAGCGCATCTCCGCGCTGTCCAGGGGGATGAAGTCGGCGCTGGGTGTGACGATCGGTCTGGCCAGCAGAGCGCCGGTAACGATATTCGACGAAGCGTATCTTGGCATGGACGCCCCCTCCAGGTATGCCTTCTACGAGGAGCTGCTGAAGGATTATATGGAGCAGCCGCGCACATTCATTCTGTCTACGCATCTGATCGAAGAGGTGAGCAGCTTGTTCGAGGAAGTGCTCATTCTGGATGGTGGCAAGCTGCTGCTGCACGAGGAGACTGAACTGCTTCGCGGAAGGGGCGTAACCGTAACAGGACCGGCGGCCAAGGTGGATGAGTTCCAGCTTGGACTGAACGTGCTTGGGGAGCAGAAGCTTGGCGGCACCAAATCCATTACTGTATACGGAGAGCTTAGCTCCGAGAGAGTGACCAGAGCGCGCGCGGAGGGGCTGGAGCTGGGCCCGGTGCCCCTGCAGGATCTGTTCGTGCATCTAACGAGAAGAGGGGGAGCGCTTCATGAATAA
- a CDS encoding GntR family transcriptional regulator produces the protein MFDERSPIYQQIADGIKNDIVSGVLKEEEQVMSTNQYAAFYRINPATAAKGFQLLTEEGILYKKRGIGMFVSPDARDKLLQVRRERFFEEVVNPMVEEADRIGVPIAEVMKHIEKRGESRS, from the coding sequence ATGTTTGATGAACGGAGCCCCATCTATCAGCAGATTGCGGATGGCATCAAAAACGATATCGTAAGCGGCGTGCTGAAGGAGGAAGAGCAGGTCATGTCGACCAATCAATATGCGGCATTCTACCGGATTAATCCGGCGACGGCGGCCAAGGGCTTCCAGCTTCTGACGGAGGAAGGCATTCTATACAAGAAGAGAGGGATCGGCATGTTCGTCAGCCCGGACGCAAGAGATAAGCTCCTTCAAGTAAGGCGGGAGCGGTTTTTTGAGGAGGTGGTCAATCCTATGGTGGAGGAAGCGGATCGCATAGGAGTGCCCATCGCGGAAGTGATGAAGCATATTGAGAAGAGAGGGGAGTCGAGGTCATGA
- a CDS encoding beta-propeller domain-containing protein codes for MNKKAMLAACLTLTLCVAATLQWAKPADTASAQEGIKVVIEGKPLTLSTPAFIENGSTLVPVREIAEALGAEVTYKETDKGARTVRLTRGAREALLTIGSTTMEAGGKRVTLNAYPRTVKSITMVPLRAISESLGTVVTWDGIQRIVSIDEPLQLPSIGSEKKLAELLQHMAEQRTSMTLFGAEDGAISAPTSSAVDKAAAAPEAAPAASDDGGAGSDYSRTNVQVDGVDEADWVKTDGNYIYQISGSRVVIADIADPAKPRLTAELSYSREEGFQPQQLYIDDSKLLVIGSKTLYDNASHSGGTAEPASPSEGSATRSGSGDSSASSPVDDAAVSGKMAIMPIYSHKSMVVAYVYELGSDGKPTLTRQLEQEGSYLSSRKIGNALYLITNKYTYHYGIYDMPATKSEQAAGKLAAAYEPSFRDTAVSDELQTVKLSDIRYFPEPVDNSMMLVGAVDLGQPEGALQVSAYFGAGGTIYASQRNLYTAQTVYAEEDGSYKGTTKLHKFRLDNGSITYISEGSVPGALLNQFSMDEHEGYFRVALTKGDMWAAGEAGSTNNVYVLNEKLETVGKLEGLAPGERIYSVRFMGDRAYMVTFRNVDPLFVIDLANPAKPGVLGQLKIPGYSDYLHPYDENHLIGFGKETIELPSGGMSQDDTIAYTQGMKLALFDVTDVTQPKELFKEIIGDRGTHSELLYDHKALLFSKDKGLLAFPVELYEVSSKAREEAGSSPAYGQFTYQGAYVYGIDLKKGFQLRGRISHLSESELAQAGHYGYDYTKTVRRILYAGDTLYTLSEAMLKANRMDNLQEQGSLPYPHDPGYGYGHGKVGVPMPIDPMPAVEP; via the coding sequence GTGAACAAAAAAGCTATGCTGGCCGCTTGCCTCACCTTGACGCTCTGCGTTGCGGCGACCCTGCAATGGGCCAAGCCTGCTGACACCGCCTCGGCGCAAGAAGGAATTAAGGTGGTCATCGAAGGGAAACCGCTTACCCTGTCTACTCCGGCGTTCATTGAGAACGGCTCTACCTTGGTTCCCGTCAGGGAAATCGCTGAGGCGTTAGGCGCTGAAGTGACCTACAAGGAGACGGACAAAGGGGCGCGGACCGTGCGCCTCACTCGCGGAGCTCGCGAGGCGCTGCTGACGATCGGCTCCACAACGATGGAAGCCGGCGGGAAGCGCGTAACGCTTAACGCGTATCCTCGAACCGTAAAGAGCATTACGATGGTACCGCTCAGAGCAATATCCGAATCGCTTGGCACGGTCGTTACATGGGATGGCATCCAACGAATCGTCTCCATCGATGAGCCGCTGCAGCTGCCCTCCATTGGCTCTGAGAAGAAGCTGGCAGAGCTGCTGCAGCATATGGCGGAGCAGCGGACATCTATGACACTCTTCGGCGCAGAAGACGGCGCAATCAGTGCCCCAACCTCCTCGGCTGTAGACAAGGCGGCGGCAGCGCCTGAAGCCGCCCCGGCTGCCTCGGACGACGGCGGTGCTGGCAGCGACTACTCGCGGACCAATGTGCAGGTGGATGGCGTGGACGAGGCGGACTGGGTGAAGACGGATGGGAATTACATCTATCAAATCAGCGGCTCGCGCGTCGTCATCGCGGATATAGCCGATCCGGCCAAGCCTCGCCTCACGGCGGAGTTAAGCTACTCCAGAGAGGAAGGCTTCCAGCCTCAGCAGCTCTACATCGACGATTCCAAGCTGCTAGTCATTGGCTCGAAGACACTGTACGACAACGCCTCCCATTCAGGAGGGACGGCAGAGCCTGCATCGCCATCTGAAGGCTCTGCGACTCGCAGCGGCTCAGGCGATTCGTCGGCCAGCAGCCCGGTAGATGACGCTGCCGTCAGCGGCAAGATGGCGATTATGCCAATCTATTCGCACAAAAGCATGGTTGTAGCTTATGTATATGAACTCGGCAGCGACGGCAAGCCAACGCTCACCCGCCAGCTTGAGCAAGAAGGCAGCTATCTGTCTTCTCGCAAAATCGGCAATGCCCTGTATCTGATTACGAACAAATACACCTATCACTACGGCATTTATGACATGCCGGCCACGAAGAGCGAGCAAGCCGCGGGCAAGCTGGCCGCCGCTTACGAGCCGAGCTTCCGGGACACCGCTGTCTCGGATGAGCTGCAGACCGTAAAGCTTAGCGACATCCGCTACTTCCCGGAGCCTGTAGACAATTCCATGATGCTGGTTGGCGCCGTTGACCTTGGCCAGCCGGAAGGAGCGCTGCAGGTATCCGCTTATTTCGGCGCTGGCGGCACAATCTACGCTTCACAGAGAAATCTGTACACCGCGCAGACGGTGTATGCCGAAGAAGACGGCAGCTACAAAGGAACCACCAAGCTGCATAAGTTCCGTCTCGACAACGGCAGCATCACATATATCAGCGAAGGCTCTGTGCCTGGCGCGCTGCTGAACCAATTTTCGATGGATGAGCATGAGGGCTACTTCCGCGTCGCATTGACCAAAGGCGATATGTGGGCTGCCGGCGAGGCCGGCTCCACGAACAACGTGTATGTGCTGAACGAGAAGCTGGAGACGGTCGGCAAGCTGGAGGGGCTGGCCCCTGGGGAGCGCATCTATTCGGTACGCTTCATGGGCGACCGCGCCTACATGGTAACCTTCCGCAATGTCGATCCGCTCTTCGTTATCGATCTTGCGAATCCGGCGAAGCCAGGGGTGCTGGGACAGCTCAAGATTCCGGGCTACAGCGATTACCTGCATCCATACGATGAGAATCATCTGATCGGCTTCGGCAAGGAAACGATCGAGCTGCCGTCCGGAGGCATGAGCCAGGACGACACAATTGCTTATACTCAAGGCATGAAGCTCGCATTATTCGACGTCACCGACGTGACGCAGCCGAAGGAGCTGTTCAAGGAAATCATTGGCGATCGCGGCACGCATTCCGAGCTTCTTTATGATCACAAGGCGCTGCTGTTCTCGAAGGACAAAGGACTGCTGGCTTTCCCTGTTGAGCTGTACGAGGTCAGCAGCAAGGCGCGGGAAGAGGCTGGCAGCTCCCCGGCTTACGGACAATTTACGTATCAAGGCGCTTATGTCTATGGCATCGACCTGAAGAAGGGCTTTCAGCTTCGCGGCCGCATCAGCCATCTTTCGGAATCAGAGCTGGCGCAAGCGGGGCACTACGGGTATGACTATACCAAGACGGTTCGACGGATACTGTATGCGGGAGACACGCTGTACACCCTGTCCGAGGCGATGCTGAAGGCGAATCGGATGGATAATCTGCAGGAGCAGGGCTCGCTTCCCTACCCGCACGATCCCGGCTACGGATATGGCCATGGCAAGGTTGGCGTTCCCATGCCGATTGATCCCATGCCGGCCGTAGAGCCGTAA